TGTGGATGCCTGCAGAATTTTAGCCTTAATCCGCTTGGCAAGCCCTAACATGTTGATGGCGCCATGCACGCTTGTTTTTGTGGTCTGAACAGGATCAAACTGATAATGAACAGGCGATGCAGGACAGGCAAGATTATAAATTTCATCCGCCTCAATATAAAGGGGGAATGTAATGTCATGGCGGATAAACTCGAAATTCGGCTTATTTAAAAGATGGAAGATATTTTGCCTGGTACCGGTAAAACAGTTATCCACACATAACACCTCAAACCCTTCGGCAACAAGCCGTTCGCAGAGATGAGAGCCTAAAAAGCCGGCGCCGCCGGTGATCAATACGCGGTTATCTTGATGATATTTCATAAGAATCCTTTTTTTTATTAGCCACAGACACACACAGACAAACACAGATACAAATAATTCGTTAGACTAATTCATAGGCCAAACAGATTGTTCAGTTGTTTCACAAAAGATGTGTTATTTTCTTTAATAATACACTGCCTGTGCGCTTCTGTGGCTAAAAAACAAATCTTTTAATCACTGCTTTTGGGAATGTGAAATTTACAAGCAAACCAACCTTTATTCCAGTAGCTTTCAAGTAGTTCAACATCTGTGCTTCATGAATTTTTTGTAATTTATCAATCGCCTTTAATTCAATTATCACCTTGTCTTCAACAACAATATCGGCAAAATAGTCTCCGATATTTTTACCTTTATACTTCACAGAAATAGGGAATTGGCCCAGTGCTTTAATTCCTCTTAAACGCAACTCCATAATTAAGGCGTTCTCATAAACTTTTTCGAGGAATCCAGCGCCCAACAATTTGCTAACTTCGAATATCGCACCATTTATCTGGTATGTAAGCTCATTGATATCCATATTTATTCATATTTGCCACAGACTAACACAAAAACACACTGACGAAATAACATTGGCTTTTTTTCGCGAAGCGATTACTATTTTTGTCCAGCGATGTCCGCTGAACAAAAGTCTGTGTCAGTCTGTGTGTGTCTGTGGCTAATTTATTTAAAATTTTATTAAAAGTGTGTCAAAGCTGGTTTGCCGATTGGATATATGTTAAATCCGATTTTAAAAAGTCTTTTATGATCGACGATATTGCGGCCGTCAAATATAAAGGCCGGTTTTATCATTGACTTGAATATTTTCTCATAGTCAAGATCCCTGTATAAATCCCATTCCGTCATTATTGCGATTGCATGGCTTTTGGCTGCTGCCGCATAAGGATCGTCAATATAGCTTACATTTTCGTCAACCCCTTTTAGATCGATTCCTGCGTTCTTTAATGCCTTTGGATCTGTAATTGCCAGGTGCGCTCTTTCCTCGATCAATCTTTTTGCAATGTAAATGGCCGGGCTCTCCCTTGTGTCTCCGGTATTGGCCTTAAAAGCAAAACCAAAAAGGCATATTTTCTTGCCCGCCAATGTGTTGAACATGGCTGTAAGCATGTTGATCACAAAACGATCCTTTTGAAAATCATTTATCCTGAGAACATGGTCCCAGTAATCGGCCACTTCGTTAAGGCCGTTATAGCGGCACATATATACAAGATTCAAAATATCCTTTTTAAAGCATGATCCACCAAATCCGATGCTTGCATTCAGGAACTTGTCGCCGATCCTGCTGTCAAACCCGACTGCTCCGGCCACATTGACGATATCCGCACCGGTCTTCTCACACAGGGCGGATATGGAATTTATTGATGATATTCTCTGGGCTAAAAACGCGTTGGCCACGAGTTTGGAGAGTTCGCTGCTCCAGATATCGGTGGTAATTATCCGCTTTTCATCCACCCAGCCGGCATATATTTCAACCAGCTCATCCCTTGCCTTTAAACCGCTTTGTGTTTGACGGGAACCGACAAGTACCCGATCCGGATATTCCAGATCCTTTATTGCGGTGCCTTCAGCCAGAAATTCAGGATTGGAAAGAATCTCAAATTTTATCTTTTTATTATTTGTGGCAAGTATCCTCTCCATTGCCTGTGCTGTTTTAACCGGAAGCGTGCTTTTTTCAACAATGATTTTTGAAGACCGGGAATGCTGAAGTATCTGTCTGGCGGTTTTTTCCCAATACTGCAGGTCTGCGGCCATGCCGGCCCCTACTCCAAAGCTCTTTGTAGGAGTATTTACGCTGACAAAAATGATGTCGGACTCTATTATGCCCTGCTCTATATTACTGGTGAAGAAAAGATTTGTTCCGCGTGTTTTTTTTACAATCTCATCAAGGCCGGGTTCATAAACCGGCAGGTTATTTGAGTTCCATTCATCAATGCGTATTGGATTGATATCCACAACCGTGACCTTGTATTGCGGGCATTTATAGGCAATCATAGCCATGGTCGGCCCACCTACGTAGCCTGCGCCTATGCAAAGGATATTTTTTTTAAATTTTTTCATTTTTCCTCAATAGTAATTTTTCACCGCAGAGCCTCAAAAACGCCAAGATTTTGCCATTATTTTAGCCACAGACACACACAGACATACACAGATAAAATAGCATTAGTTTTTTTCGCGAAGCGATGACCATTTTTGTCCGGCGATGTCCGCCGGACAAATGTCCATCTGAGTCTGTGTGTGTCTGTGGCTAATCAGCTTTTTTACGGTCATGTCTCATTTAAAATAAAATCTTGTTCATCCTGTAAATCCTGTCAGATTTTTTTAAAACTGTCATAAGTAGCGCGGATTCCGGTTTTAAGTAAAATCTTTGGTTTCCATCCAAGAGCGGTTAGCCTGGAAACATCCAGTAGTTTTTGCAAAGTGCCGTCAGGCCGGGTTTTATCAAATACTACGTTCCCCTCAAATCCAACTATATCCTTTATAAGCAATGCCAATTCTTTTATACTGATCTCCCTGCCTGAACCTATATTTATCAGTGCAGGAGGATTGGAGGCAAGCAGGGACGCAAATTTTTCCTCATTTAGATCCATTATAAACACGCACGCATCAGCGACATCATCCACGTGGAGGAACTCCCTGCAGGGGGTTCCGCTGCCCCAGAGGCTTACGACAGCAGGATCGGCCATAATATCTTCCGGAATAGGGCCGAAGCGAGCCTGATCCTTTTTTATTTCTTCCTGGGCGCCGTTAACAGCCAGTTTGGCAAGATGAAACTTGCGAATCATGGCCGGAAGAACATGGCTGGTTTCCAGATCAAAGTTGTCGTTTGGCCCGT
This DNA window, taken from Anaerolineae bacterium, encodes the following:
- a CDS encoding GxxExxY protein, yielding MDINELTYQINGAIFEVSKLLGAGFLEKVYENALIMELRLRGIKALGQFPISVKYKGKNIGDYFADIVVEDKVIIELKAIDKLQKIHEAQMLNYLKATGIKVGLLVNFTFPKAVIKRFVF
- a CDS encoding nucleotide sugar dehydrogenase → MKKFKKNILCIGAGYVGGPTMAMIAYKCPQYKVTVVDINPIRIDEWNSNNLPVYEPGLDEIVKKTRGTNLFFTSNIEQGIIESDIIFVSVNTPTKSFGVGAGMAADLQYWEKTARQILQHSRSSKIIVEKSTLPVKTAQAMERILATNNKKIKFEILSNPEFLAEGTAIKDLEYPDRVLVGSRQTQSGLKARDELVEIYAGWVDEKRIITTDIWSSELSKLVANAFLAQRISSINSISALCEKTGADIVNVAGAVGFDSRIGDKFLNASIGFGGSCFKKDILNLVYMCRYNGLNEVADYWDHVLRINDFQKDRFVINMLTAMFNTLAGKKICLFGFAFKANTGDTRESPAIYIAKRLIEERAHLAITDPKALKNAGIDLKGVDENVSYIDDPYAAAAKSHAIAIMTEWDLYRDLDYEKIFKSMIKPAFIFDGRNIVDHKRLFKIGFNIYPIGKPALTHF
- a CDS encoding GDP-L-fucose synthase, whose amino-acid sequence is MNPNSSIYIAGHTGMVGSALLRKFKAEGFSNLITRSHAELDLTRQSDVEAFMRAKKPEYVFLAAAKVGGILANNTWPAEFIYINLAIQTNIIHGAWKAGVKRLLFLGSSCIYPRECSQPMKEEYLLTGPLEPTNEPYAVAKIAGIKMCQSYNRQYNTKYIAVMPTNLYGPNDNFDLETSHVLPAMIRKFHLAKLAVNGAQEEIKKDQARFGPIPEDIMADPAVVSLWGSGTPCREFLHVDDVADACVFIMDLNEEKFASLLASNPPALINIGSGREISIKELALLIKDIVGFEGNVVFDKTRPDGTLQKLLDVSRLTALGWKPKILLKTGIRATYDSFKKI